One window of Paenibacillus sp. FSL K6-3182 genomic DNA carries:
- a CDS encoding DinB family protein: MQSQPINEVKGLLLEELEHIAKTSSNLIRKISTDHWSYRPHDNMRTLLELVQHIVSIPSVDLLILQENDETVIRKLEADIAADQDHEKLIAWLTTGLHEVRAYMESLPDEDFLHKKTKPFYLEHGSVQAKWLIEITTHIQHHRAQMFTYLKIQGYEVNMFDLY, encoded by the coding sequence ATGCAATCTCAGCCTATTAATGAAGTAAAAGGATTACTGCTGGAGGAATTGGAGCATATCGCGAAAACCTCTTCCAATTTGATTCGCAAAATCTCAACCGATCATTGGTCATATAGACCGCATGATAATATGAGGACGCTGCTGGAGCTTGTCCAACATATCGTATCTATTCCTTCGGTTGATCTGCTCATTCTTCAGGAGAACGATGAAACCGTCATCCGCAAGCTTGAAGCGGATATAGCTGCCGATCAAGACCACGAGAAACTAATTGCTTGGCTCACGACTGGTTTGCATGAAGTCAGAGCTTATATGGAAAGTCTTCCGGATGAGGATTTCCTGCACAAGAAAACAAAACCATTTTATCTAGAACACGGTTCGGTACAGGCAAAATGGCTGATTGAGATTACGACCCATATTCAGCATCATCGGGCGCAGATGTTTACATATTTGAAGATACAAGGCTATGAAGTCAACATGTTCGATCTATACTAA
- a CDS encoding class I SAM-dependent methyltransferase, which produces MSFSYYGELCTVVYDLSKKTGQSIGGDLEYYEDRLKDCKGRILEAMAGSGRVLVPLLEAGLQVDGVDYSAEMLASCRQRCEERGLVTELYESNLQQLDLPHRYEAIIIPGGSFLLIENRDESLLALKNLYNHLEPGGRIILDLFLPDNNFSCGQYSGTSTFNLPDGDIITMEDKLVEADLYNQYKISYIKYEKWHNGALIQTELQRFAIRWYGVEEFKLILENIGFSDVVVSADYNYGQAPSNGKQNYVYEAIKPLEA; this is translated from the coding sequence ATGTCGTTTAGTTATTATGGAGAACTTTGTACAGTGGTCTATGATTTATCCAAGAAAACAGGTCAATCTATCGGTGGCGATTTAGAATATTACGAAGATCGACTAAAAGATTGCAAGGGTCGTATTCTCGAAGCAATGGCCGGTTCTGGTCGTGTTCTCGTTCCGCTTCTAGAAGCAGGGCTGCAAGTCGATGGTGTTGATTATTCAGCGGAAATGCTCGCATCCTGCCGTCAACGCTGTGAGGAACGCGGGCTCGTTACTGAGCTGTATGAGTCAAATTTGCAACAGCTTGATTTGCCTCATCGCTATGAAGCCATCATTATCCCAGGCGGTTCATTCCTATTAATAGAGAACCGAGACGAATCACTTCTGGCTCTTAAAAATTTGTATAATCATCTTGAGCCAGGCGGACGTATCATACTTGACCTGTTCCTGCCTGACAACAATTTCAGTTGTGGGCAATACAGCGGTACGTCGACATTCAACCTGCCGGATGGAGACATCATCACCATGGAAGACAAGCTTGTTGAAGCCGACTTATACAATCAATATAAGATTTCATATATTAAATATGAAAAATGGCACAACGGCGCTCTTATCCAAACTGAGCTGCAGCGCTTTGCTATACGTTGGTATGGTGTCGAAGAGTTTAAGCTTATTTTAGAAAACATAGGTTTTTCCGATGTGGTTGTGTCAGCTGATTACAACTATGGCCAAGCTCCATCAAACGGCAAACAAAATTACGTTTATGAAGCGATTAAGCCCTTAGAAGCTTAA
- a CDS encoding YafY family protein, with amino-acid sequence MSKSKRLIELMMTVNRKRKFTVKELAVEFEVSTRTILRDLQELSELGVPLYSEVGPHGGYQVLKERILPPIAFTEEEAVAIFFASHALRHYLYLPFEPESSSALSKFYYYMPGDVRDRIDQMKNRVDFFTPARQMKSPYLSILLEGAIHQKVLVIEYESREGRSSRQIQPIGIYASNGLWYCSAYCFLRAELRLFRCDRIHSAVEDTSDLEALDLRHVNLGNSDEVFQTQETYVNLYVELSREGLQRCESELWPLPKLNIRDDGTGWIDGDIRKVDLTFYSKFFMGLGNEATVKEPVELIDRMKKILTEVMAKYA; translated from the coding sequence ATGTCAAAATCGAAACGGCTCATTGAATTGATGATGACTGTTAATAGAAAACGTAAGTTCACCGTCAAAGAACTCGCGGTTGAGTTTGAAGTGTCGACAAGAACGATATTGAGGGATTTGCAAGAGCTGAGTGAGCTGGGCGTTCCGTTGTATTCGGAGGTAGGGCCGCATGGCGGGTATCAGGTATTAAAAGAAAGGATATTGCCTCCGATCGCTTTTACGGAAGAAGAGGCTGTTGCGATATTTTTTGCCAGCCATGCTTTGAGGCACTATTTATATCTTCCCTTTGAACCTGAATCATCCTCGGCACTCAGCAAGTTCTATTATTACATGCCTGGTGATGTGCGGGATCGTATTGATCAAATGAAAAATCGTGTTGATTTTTTCACGCCTGCTCGGCAAATGAAATCCCCTTATTTATCGATCTTGCTTGAAGGGGCTATTCACCAAAAAGTGTTGGTTATCGAATATGAATCACGAGAAGGTCGGTCAAGCCGTCAAATACAACCGATTGGCATATATGCAAGCAACGGATTATGGTACTGTTCCGCTTACTGTTTTCTGCGTGCTGAATTGCGGTTGTTCCGTTGTGATCGAATTCACTCCGCTGTAGAGGATACATCTGATTTGGAAGCGCTGGATTTGCGACATGTAAACCTTGGGAATAGCGATGAGGTTTTTCAGACGCAGGAGACATATGTTAATCTTTATGTTGAATTAAGCAGAGAAGGCTTGCAGCGCTGCGAGTCTGAGCTATGGCCGCTGCCCAAGCTGAATATTCGCGATGATGGTACAGGCTGGATAGATGGCGATATTCGAAAGGTTGATCTTACGTTTTATTCGAAGTTTTTTATGGGTTTAGGTAATGAAGCAACAGTTAAGGAACCGGTTGAACTAATAGATCGCATGAAAAAGATATTAACTGAAGTCATGGCTAAATATGCGTAA
- a CDS encoding fused MFS/spermidine synthase, producing MYQLAKELSGSQEITVYEANQLFGEIGKYRFLQFSNHAIQGAIDLKEPNRVVMEYPRAIMHLMENNVPSFEDVFMIGHGIGTIAGHYSDKRFVIAEINEKVVELSRTYFSYSEDNVVIGDGRLILENQASGGFDYIILDAFTKEGTPYHLTTLEFFELTKAKLNASGSIIMNLFGKVKNDKLINSIYSTLKEIYPYTKAFSLPAEDLADTRNMIIVGSNKTLSFQSREMAGFLEIELEEGHRMADKRKG from the coding sequence TTGTATCAGTTAGCCAAGGAGCTTAGCGGCTCTCAAGAGATTACCGTCTATGAAGCCAATCAATTATTTGGGGAGATCGGAAAATATCGCTTCTTGCAGTTCTCTAATCATGCGATTCAAGGAGCGATCGATTTGAAGGAGCCGAATCGAGTCGTCATGGAATATCCGCGTGCGATCATGCATCTGATGGAAAATAACGTTCCATCGTTCGAAGATGTTTTTATGATTGGTCATGGAATTGGAACTATCGCCGGACACTATTCCGATAAACGATTTGTGATAGCGGAAATCAATGAGAAGGTAGTAGAGCTGAGCAGAACTTATTTTAGCTATAGCGAGGACAATGTTGTAATTGGAGATGGGCGGCTGATCCTTGAAAATCAGGCGTCCGGCGGCTTTGATTATATTATTTTGGACGCCTTCACGAAAGAGGGGACACCGTATCATTTAACGACATTGGAATTTTTTGAGTTAACGAAAGCGAAGCTGAACGCAAGCGGTTCGATTATTATGAATCTCTTCGGAAAAGTCAAAAACGATAAATTAATTAATTCAATTTATTCAACATTGAAAGAGATCTATCCGTATACGAAAGCCTTCTCTCTGCCTGCAGAAGATCTAGCCGATACTCGTAATATGATCATCGTCGGCAGTAACAAAACGCTCAGCTTTCAATCACGGGAAATGGCTGGTTTCCTCGAAATAGAATTAGAAGAAGGGCATCGTATGGCGGACAAACGAAAAGGATGA
- a CDS encoding copper amine oxidase N-terminal domain-containing protein, which yields MMKKWLKATTAALTIAGVLSAGSATMAASAPKATIKMFIDGRLQDDVLNVNGRTMVQLTAFNDPEKLKYSYETATKTIVIQNPARKLTVRLKDGLKSADVNGEKVPLDAPVTVKKGRTYVPVRFVTETLGGTVGTDSTGKRIIVRTPSGEERFKTLRNGDLTEARKLAIRTPGVDNGMDIAPYGEGFTFVYTFPQGEALRYTMEYRGLITYYEINDSGISERKWQKDLLGKNGEAGKEPKPFGDSVYFLDNFMADWLNYGTIDSNGKKTELGSIDRYTNKEFANVVILPIEGEVRTDIK from the coding sequence ATGATGAAAAAATGGTTAAAAGCAACGACAGCTGCACTAACAATAGCGGGTGTGCTTAGTGCGGGTTCTGCAACGATGGCGGCATCTGCACCCAAGGCAACCATTAAAATGTTCATCGACGGCAGGCTCCAGGATGATGTGCTCAACGTGAACGGCAGAACGATGGTGCAGCTCACAGCCTTTAATGATCCTGAAAAACTTAAATATTCCTACGAAACGGCTACGAAGACAATTGTGATCCAAAATCCAGCTCGGAAATTGACTGTTCGATTAAAGGACGGACTAAAATCAGCTGATGTAAATGGGGAAAAAGTTCCTCTGGATGCCCCAGTTACCGTAAAGAAAGGGCGTACTTACGTTCCAGTTCGGTTTGTTACGGAAACACTTGGTGGAACAGTAGGAACCGACAGTACAGGGAAACGGATTATTGTAAGAACACCGTCGGGTGAAGAGCGGTTTAAAACGCTGAGAAATGGCGATCTTACAGAAGCGCGAAAGCTTGCGATTCGTACTCCTGGAGTTGACAATGGCATGGATATTGCGCCATATGGTGAAGGCTTCACATTCGTATATACTTTCCCTCAAGGAGAGGCACTGCGATATACCATGGAATATAGAGGGTTAATCACCTATTATGAAATCAACGATAGCGGTATTTCAGAAAGAAAATGGCAAAAGGATTTATTGGGGAAAAACGGAGAAGCGGGCAAAGAACCAAAGCCATTTGGTGATTCCGTCTATTTCTTAGATAACTTTATGGCGGATTGGCTGAATTATGGGACAATTGACAGCAATGGAAAGAAGACGGAACTAGGCTCTATCGATCGTTATACGAATAAAGAATTTGCTAATGTCGTCATTTTACCAATTGAGGGAGAAGTACGAACAGATATTAAATAA
- a CDS encoding MerR family transcriptional regulator, translating to MEYTIQKLGRLAEISTRALRYYDEIDMLKPARLNSSGYRIYGQAEVDRLQQILFYKELGIGLEEIKAIVTSPSFDGEKALLQHRQKLLEKRVQLDQLIANVDKTLAQKEGRIIMENKEKFEGFKQQLLNENEKSFGKEIREKYGNKQVDLSNQIIKNMTKEQHTEIEKLGAEVISVLEEAFATGDPAGQLAQKAANLHRQWLSFYWGSYTKEAHAGVAQMYVDDERFTAYYDKNQPGAAVFLRDAILIYTNMDTSLNP from the coding sequence ATGGAATACACCATACAAAAGCTAGGTCGATTAGCTGAAATTAGTACACGTGCGCTGCGTTATTACGATGAGATCGACATGCTTAAACCTGCACGGTTGAATTCTTCGGGCTATCGCATTTATGGGCAAGCGGAGGTTGATCGGCTGCAGCAGATTCTATTTTACAAAGAGCTTGGAATCGGATTAGAGGAAATCAAGGCCATCGTGACATCACCTTCCTTTGACGGTGAAAAGGCACTGCTGCAGCATCGACAAAAGCTTTTAGAGAAAAGAGTACAGCTAGATCAGCTTATCGCTAATGTCGACAAAACGTTAGCTCAAAAAGAAGGGAGAATAATAATGGAGAATAAAGAGAAATTCGAAGGTTTTAAGCAGCAGCTCCTTAATGAGAACGAGAAGAGCTTTGGTAAAGAGATTAGAGAAAAATACGGAAACAAGCAGGTGGATCTCTCTAACCAAATAATCAAAAACATGACTAAAGAACAGCACACTGAAATCGAAAAGTTAGGGGCCGAGGTCATAAGTGTGCTTGAGGAAGCTTTTGCAACTGGTGACCCCGCTGGTCAGTTAGCACAGAAAGCAGCCAATCTCCATCGACAATGGCTAAGTTTTTATTGGGGCAGCTATACCAAAGAAGCACATGCGGGTGTTGCTCAAATGTATGTAGATGATGAAAGGTTTACAGCCTATTATGACAAAAACCAGCCTGGTGCTGCTGTATTTCTAAGAGATGCCATTCTTATTTATACAAATATGGATACCTCGCTTAATCCATAA
- a CDS encoding family 78 glycoside hydrolase catalytic domain — MMDWNWKANWIWGGEVESPRNEWRCFKKSFDVAPSSDDFDQNTQTTLRISADSRYVLYINGKQVGRGPVRSWTVEQFYDVYDIGHLLVPGQSNTIAVLVHHFGVSTFYYLRGRGGLLVQLDRSSEEGTQTLLESDGTWSTAIHEGYHTRTPRMSCQQGYSEYVDAGSWDSDWTTSAGSGDAWEKAALLGVVGTGPWKTLIERDIPLLAEYPVYPSRILSLSSVKSFSFSTSIDIRNQMVEGSEDHANVVGFTGYAATILSVQEDTDIILGFPFASECVRAVSINGVKLDSDQFTGVLPERYAEVTIQKGEHLLLIDVSGSMHTAQLHLGIYSEVPIEVRSPLASEQQPEGASAFISIGPFDSTVYLDHQESRQIDFEDAYYKQVIDKVSSVQDLDAYSSYIRSIDESLVSEVDVFGLSVWKKERTPHVIPVALQNLVIPNASPGVIPMYPGLDTEIIIDFGKELTGYLSFEVEAEAGAILDFYGFEYMTEDYRQDTFGLDNTVRYVCKEGRQIHVSPIRRGLRYLMLTVRNANTPVKIQNVHYIASHYPVAEIGRFQSSDPLLNDIWEISRHTTKLCMEDTFVDCPAYEQVFWVGDSRNEALVSNYLFGVNDMVKRCLRLVPGSKDQTPLYVNQVPSGWSSVIPNWTFFWAIACREYVEQTADLHFAQEMYPHIRFTLEHYLKEINEDGLLAIKGWNLLDWSPIDQPNDGIVTHQNCFLVKTLRVASEMAGFSGDEEGRLRFAAAADDLQAAINQHLWSEEQSAYLDCIHVDGRRSDIFSVQTQVVAYLTGVAQGERRSIMEKYLLESPSHFVQIGSPFMSFFYYEALSASGQYSTIVEDIRRNYGQMIEHDATTCWEMYPNFSENRANPNMLTRSHCHAWSAAPAYFLGREVLGIRSTAMGWTEVEISPNPCGLTWAKGSVPLSDAGQIDVSWKVIDEKIIEVSIQSPASVKVNVKIPEGYEGIVREKKIF; from the coding sequence ATGATGGATTGGAATTGGAAGGCGAATTGGATTTGGGGCGGAGAAGTTGAAAGCCCTCGCAATGAATGGCGTTGCTTCAAAAAGAGCTTTGATGTTGCACCATCATCGGATGATTTTGACCAAAATACTCAAACAACACTGCGAATTAGTGCGGATTCTCGCTATGTTCTTTATATTAATGGCAAGCAGGTAGGGCGCGGCCCTGTACGCTCTTGGACGGTTGAGCAATTTTATGATGTGTACGATATTGGCCATTTGCTGGTACCTGGGCAGTCGAATACGATTGCGGTGCTCGTACATCATTTTGGAGTATCGACCTTTTACTATTTAAGAGGCCGCGGCGGGCTGCTTGTGCAGTTGGATAGAAGCAGTGAAGAAGGAACGCAAACGCTGCTTGAGTCAGATGGTACTTGGAGCACAGCTATTCATGAAGGCTATCATACACGTACGCCTCGAATGTCTTGTCAGCAAGGTTATTCTGAGTATGTTGATGCTGGTTCGTGGGACAGCGATTGGACTACATCCGCGGGTAGTGGTGATGCATGGGAGAAAGCGGCGTTACTAGGCGTTGTTGGCACTGGACCGTGGAAGACGCTAATAGAGCGGGACATTCCGCTGTTAGCAGAGTACCCTGTTTATCCTTCACGCATTTTATCTCTGAGCAGCGTTAAGTCCTTCAGCTTCTCTACGTCAATTGATATACGCAATCAAATGGTTGAGGGCAGTGAGGACCATGCAAATGTTGTCGGCTTCACGGGTTATGCGGCTACCATACTGTCTGTCCAAGAAGACACGGATATCATACTTGGGTTCCCATTTGCGAGTGAGTGCGTAAGAGCAGTCTCAATTAATGGGGTGAAGCTGGATTCGGATCAGTTCACGGGAGTGCTTCCTGAACGCTATGCGGAAGTGACAATTCAAAAAGGCGAACATTTACTCTTAATTGATGTGAGTGGAAGCATGCATACAGCTCAACTGCACCTGGGCATCTACAGTGAAGTTCCGATTGAGGTTCGATCACCGCTAGCTTCTGAGCAACAGCCAGAGGGAGCATCTGCTTTTATTAGTATTGGACCTTTTGACAGTACTGTATATTTGGATCATCAGGAATCGAGACAGATTGATTTTGAGGATGCATATTATAAGCAAGTGATAGATAAGGTATCTTCCGTTCAAGATTTGGATGCGTATTCTTCATATATTCGTTCTATCGATGAGAGTCTCGTAAGTGAAGTGGATGTATTCGGTCTCTCTGTGTGGAAGAAGGAAAGAACTCCGCATGTTATTCCGGTGGCTTTGCAAAATCTTGTTATTCCGAATGCATCGCCAGGAGTTATTCCGATGTATCCAGGTCTAGATACAGAAATTATAATTGATTTCGGCAAGGAGCTTACGGGTTATCTATCATTTGAGGTTGAGGCAGAAGCGGGTGCTATTTTAGATTTTTACGGATTTGAGTATATGACTGAGGATTATCGCCAAGATACGTTTGGACTGGACAATACTGTGCGCTATGTATGTAAAGAAGGAAGACAGATTCATGTCTCTCCAATTCGCAGAGGCCTGCGGTACTTGATGTTGACTGTTCGAAATGCGAATACGCCGGTCAAAATACAAAATGTTCATTATATAGCGAGCCATTACCCAGTAGCAGAGATTGGTAGATTCCAAAGCTCAGATCCTTTATTGAACGACATATGGGAGATTAGCCGACATACGACGAAGCTATGCATGGAAGATACATTTGTGGATTGCCCAGCCTATGAGCAAGTTTTCTGGGTGGGGGATAGCCGCAATGAAGCGCTGGTCAGCAATTACTTATTCGGCGTAAATGATATGGTAAAACGATGCTTGCGTCTTGTACCGGGATCGAAGGATCAAACGCCTTTATACGTAAATCAGGTTCCGAGCGGTTGGAGCAGCGTTATTCCGAACTGGACCTTTTTCTGGGCTATTGCATGCCGTGAATATGTTGAGCAAACAGCAGATCTTCATTTTGCCCAAGAGATGTATCCGCATATCCGTTTTACGCTAGAGCATTATTTGAAGGAAATCAATGAGGATGGATTGCTCGCTATTAAGGGCTGGAACCTGCTCGACTGGTCGCCGATTGATCAGCCTAACGATGGCATTGTCACACATCAGAACTGCTTCTTAGTGAAGACGCTGCGAGTTGCCTCTGAGATGGCTGGTTTTTCCGGTGATGAGGAAGGGCGCTTACGTTTTGCGGCAGCAGCCGATGATCTTCAAGCGGCGATTAATCAGCATTTGTGGTCCGAGGAACAGTCTGCCTACTTGGATTGTATCCATGTGGATGGACGCAGATCAGACATCTTCTCCGTGCAAACACAGGTGGTCGCTTATTTGACAGGTGTTGCGCAAGGAGAACGTAGAAGCATTATGGAGAAGTATTTGCTGGAATCGCCTTCCCATTTTGTTCAAATCGGCAGTCCATTCATGTCTTTCTTCTATTATGAAGCATTGTCGGCATCGGGACAGTATTCTACGATTGTTGAAGATATCCGTCGCAATTACGGGCAAATGATCGAGCATGACGCGACAACTTGCTGGGAGATGTATCCGAACTTCTCGGAAAATAGAGCGAATCCGAATATGCTGACTAGAAGTCATTGTCATGCTTGGTCGGCAGCGCCAGCTTATTTCCTTGGACGCGAGGTGCTTGGCATTCGGAGTACAGCAATGGGCTGGACTGAGGTAGAAATTAGTCCTAATCCTTGTGGTCTTACATGGGCGAAGGGAAGCGTTCCTCTCTCCGATGCAGGGCAAATCGATGTATCGTGGAAAGTGATCGATGAGAAAATTATTGAGGTTTCCATTCAATCCCCGGCATCGGTAAAAGTGAATGTTAAAATACCAGAAGGATACGAAGGTATCGTTCGGGAGAAAAAAATCTTTTAG
- a CDS encoding GNAT family N-acetyltransferase: MIIKIDITDAAIAEEVLRIQLPSYRVEAELIDFYEIPPLKDTIDTLCNCGETFYGYYINNELCGAIAIMIENNIIDIHRLIIHPNHFRKGIAKQLLQHIESVGVSGSVIVVSTGSKNAPAVNLYKQSGYVETGVIKVEERLSLTSFQKTLN; the protein is encoded by the coding sequence TTGATTATAAAAATAGACATCACAGATGCTGCCATAGCAGAGGAAGTATTGCGTATACAGCTTCCATCCTATAGGGTAGAAGCAGAACTCATTGATTTTTATGAGATACCGCCATTAAAAGACACCATTGATACGCTGTGTAATTGCGGCGAGACCTTCTATGGTTATTATATTAATAATGAGCTGTGCGGAGCCATTGCCATCATGATTGAAAATAACATCATAGACATTCATCGGCTCATTATCCACCCTAACCATTTTAGAAAAGGAATCGCAAAGCAGCTTCTTCAACACATCGAAAGCGTTGGAGTCAGTGGAAGCGTGATCGTCGTATCAACGGGATCTAAAAACGCACCTGCGGTTAATCTTTACAAGCAAAGCGGATATGTTGAAACGGGAGTTATTAAAGTGGAAGAACGGCTATCGCTAACCTCCTTCCAAAAAACATTAAATTAA
- a CDS encoding ATP-binding protein, whose product MNFSVTFFTNISILITCAYLFNLLYKNFLNRASSNVKNSLLIVTFILSGWLTMMVGVELGKGPLFDLRGVPIIFATLVFRDPRHVFIIGLGISASRFFVNGITPSSLTGSINIAIMGLVAAGLVMLYERRQLWGYRKKATISLLTINIVQVTGIAIFGALSRELYLKQIMPFTLPLSILLGALFLFIINDFYKEQLQADELRDNNLLLMEQTKELEDKAIQIMKSSKYKSDFLSNMSHELRTPLNSIIVLSELIRENTASQEHDENFEYADMINSSSNELLRIINDILDLSKMEAGKMDINWGEVSVEDVTQLVYHEFAHLAEKKQLSFEVLIDEEAPQMLVSDGQKLSQIIRNLLNNAIKFTDKGDVALHVYKDKLTECIVFVVKDTGIGIDEVNQQRVFDTFSQEDSTIQRKYEGTGLGLSICIQLTNLLGGKLALKSTKGVGSEFALSVPLYPTMK is encoded by the coding sequence ATGAATTTTTCTGTCACCTTTTTTACAAATATAAGCATTCTCATCACTTGTGCTTACCTTTTTAACCTCCTATATAAGAATTTTCTAAACCGAGCTTCCTCCAATGTGAAAAATAGTCTGTTGATTGTCACTTTTATTTTATCCGGCTGGCTGACGATGATGGTTGGTGTAGAATTAGGTAAGGGGCCCTTATTCGATTTGCGCGGCGTACCTATTATTTTTGCAACACTAGTGTTCCGAGATCCGCGCCATGTTTTTATTATTGGACTTGGTATCTCTGCTTCAAGATTTTTTGTCAATGGAATAACACCAAGCTCACTAACGGGATCAATTAATATCGCTATTATGGGACTCGTCGCTGCGGGGCTCGTCATGCTTTACGAACGACGCCAGTTATGGGGCTATCGTAAGAAGGCAACGATTTCTTTGCTCACCATCAATATTGTACAGGTAACTGGTATCGCGATCTTTGGCGCTCTGTCTCGTGAGTTGTACTTGAAGCAGATTATGCCTTTTACGCTGCCTCTTTCTATTTTGCTTGGTGCCTTATTCTTATTTATTATTAATGATTTTTATAAGGAACAGCTCCAAGCGGACGAGCTGCGCGACAATAACTTGCTTCTAATGGAGCAAACGAAGGAGCTTGAAGACAAAGCGATACAAATCATGAAGTCATCCAAATACAAGTCGGACTTCCTCTCTAATATGTCCCATGAGCTTCGGACACCTCTTAATAGTATCATTGTCCTCTCAGAGCTCATTCGTGAGAATACGGCCAGCCAGGAACACGATGAGAATTTTGAGTATGCAGATATGATAAACAGCTCTAGTAACGAATTGCTGCGAATCATTAATGACATCCTTGACTTATCCAAGATGGAAGCAGGGAAAATGGATATCAACTGGGGAGAAGTGTCCGTCGAGGATGTTACGCAGCTGGTATACCATGAATTTGCCCATTTAGCTGAAAAGAAGCAGCTAAGCTTCGAAGTTTTAATAGATGAAGAGGCTCCTCAAATGCTAGTATCCGATGGGCAAAAGCTGAGCCAAATTATTCGCAATCTATTAAACAATGCTATTAAGTTTACGGATAAGGGCGATGTCGCTTTGCACGTATACAAGGATAAGCTTACTGAGTGCATTGTATTTGTTGTAAAGGACACCGGTATTGGGATAGATGAGGTCAACCAGCAGCGAGTCTTCGATACATTTTCACAAGAGGACAGCACGATTCAGCGGAAATATGAAGGAACTGGATTAGGGCTTTCTATTTGTATACAGCTTACCAATCTACTTGGCGGCAAACTTGCGCTTAAAAGTACAAAGGGAGTTGGAAGTGAGTTTGCACTTAGTGTGCCGTTATATCCTACAATGAAATAG
- a CDS encoding helix-turn-helix domain-containing protein — MTSKHTLLYESEQYFQKSKFIFVNRAEEDFDLPLHNHVFIELAYVAEGKGFHHIGDEVVPVYKGMLFILPPGIPHVFRPSTPSRNNSPLIVYNCVFMPSLLQSQKDWIGDQEIVDFLVTCFNDASTFHSLFDSDSVIEDLFRSLLREYELPRSGSSAYLLTLLVQLFLSVYRLMKDAKELLLEENSSARFHHVLNYLEQHAHENITISQLANRCEWSERHFSRVFKQHTGQTFLHYLQHLRIKKSCELLRNSQLKISSIAEEVGCKNIDAFLTHFKRIVGMTPREYRKIIRDNK; from the coding sequence ATGACAAGCAAGCATACGCTGCTTTATGAGAGCGAGCAATATTTTCAAAAGAGTAAATTCATCTTCGTAAACCGCGCCGAGGAAGACTTTGATCTGCCGCTACACAATCATGTTTTCATTGAGCTTGCTTATGTAGCTGAAGGCAAGGGTTTTCATCATATAGGGGATGAGGTCGTCCCCGTTTATAAAGGGATGTTATTTATTTTGCCGCCTGGCATTCCGCATGTCTTTCGTCCTTCAACACCTTCACGCAACAACTCGCCATTAATTGTATATAATTGCGTCTTCATGCCCTCGCTCCTTCAATCTCAGAAAGACTGGATTGGCGATCAGGAGATCGTTGATTTTCTGGTAACCTGTTTTAATGATGCATCCACTTTCCACTCCTTGTTCGACTCGGATAGTGTTATCGAAGATTTATTTCGCAGCCTGCTGCGTGAATATGAGCTCCCGCGGAGTGGATCATCGGCTTATTTGCTAACGCTTCTAGTGCAGCTGTTTCTATCCGTCTATCGATTAATGAAGGATGCTAAGGAGCTGTTATTAGAAGAGAATTCTTCCGCCCGCTTCCATCATGTGCTGAACTACCTTGAACAGCATGCGCATGAGAATATCACCATTAGCCAGCTTGCAAATCGCTGCGAGTGGAGCGAACGGCATTTCAGCCGCGTGTTCAAGCAGCATACCGGACAAACCTTCCTGCATTACCTGCAGCATCTGCGCATAAAAAAAAGCTGCGAGCTCCTTAGGAACTCCCAGCTAAAAATTAGCAGCATTGCGGAAGAGGTCGGCTGCAAAAATATCGATGCATTCCTCACCCATTTTAAACGAATTGTCGGCATGACGCCGCGCGAATATCGAAAAATCATACGTGACAATAAATAA